A single window of Candidatus Palauibacter australiensis DNA harbors:
- a CDS encoding BrnA antitoxin family protein, whose protein sequence is MSGRYDKPLTPEQIAAVKDESIDFSDIPELDEEFWERAELVEPDLTDQITMRVKRSVLAYFKAPGRGYQTRMNRVLESYVRHRTGESADTGEGASR, encoded by the coding sequence ATGAGCGGACGTTACGATAAGCCCCTAACGCCCGAGCAGATTGCGGCGGTGAAGGACGAGAGCATCGACTTCAGCGACATCCCGGAACTGGACGAGGAATTCTGGGAGCGGGCGGAGCTTGTCGAACCCGATCTCACCGACCAGATCACGATGCGCGTCAAACGTTCCGTGCTGGCCTATTTCAAGGCTCCGGGAAGGGGCTACCAGACGCGAATGAACCGCGTGCTCGAGAGCTACGTGCGGCACAGGACGGGAGAATCCGCCGACACCGGAGAGGGCGCGAGCCGCTGA